In Methanobacterium bryantii, the following proteins share a genomic window:
- a CDS encoding response regulator gives MNLNEVEILLVEDNETDAELTIRALKRNNLANKLVWAKDGAEALDFIFGEGEYSERDIEKGLPRLILLDLRMPKVDGLEVLQTIKADERTKMIPVVVLTSSKEDRDIVESYELGVNSYVSKPVEFDAFTEAVSTLGLYWMLLNNPPE, from the coding sequence ATGAATTTAAATGAAGTTGAAATCCTTCTTGTAGAAGATAACGAAACGGATGCTGAGCTTACAATTAGAGCATTAAAAAGAAATAATCTTGCCAATAAATTGGTGTGGGCTAAAGATGGTGCTGAAGCGTTGGATTTTATATTTGGCGAAGGTGAATATTCTGAAAGGGATATAGAAAAAGGACTTCCAAGATTGATATTACTTGATTTGAGAATGCCTAAAGTAGATGGTTTAGAAGTCCTTCAGACTATTAAAGCGGATGAAAGAACTAAAATGATCCCTGTAGTTGTCCTTACTTCTTCTAAAGAAGATAGAGATATAGTAGAAAGTTATGAACTTGGAGTAAATAGTTACGTTAGTAAACCCGTTGAATTTGATGCATTTACAGAAGCGGTTTCAACACTTGGATTGTACTGGATGTTACTTAATAATCCACCAGAATAA
- a CDS encoding histidine kinase dimerization/phosphoacceptor domain -containing protein, with amino-acid sequence MKEELKILILEDVAFDAELIEYELRREGVKFLSRRVETKESFISELEVLKPDLILADHSLPKFDGLSALKIANSECPYTPFLFVSGKIGEEFAVNALKEGATDYIFKNNLSKLVPAMQRALKECHEKIEREKAQNALKKAHFELEQQVLERTKALSRVNDELRAEMDERERIENKLKKSLEEKEILLKEIHHRVKNNLQIISSLLNLQSRYINDEEMLDIYKESQNRVKSMAIIHEKLYQSEDLARIDFGDYVKSLVLDLFHSYGVDNIEPDINIRDVLLDINTAIPCGLIVNELVTNSIKHGFLANRTRANSQSFDKKDKIAVNITKENEIYTMSVYDNGIGFPDNLDFRHTDSLGMQLVISLTSQLRGTVELERDNGTLFKIVFKEVEYNNKF; translated from the coding sequence ATGAAAGAAGAACTTAAAATCCTGATCCTGGAGGACGTTGCCTTTGACGCAGAATTGATAGAGTATGAACTGCGTCGTGAAGGAGTAAAATTTTTATCAAGGCGAGTGGAAACTAAAGAAAGTTTTATAAGTGAACTTGAGGTTCTAAAACCTGATTTGATCCTGGCTGATCATTCTCTTCCTAAGTTCGACGGTCTTTCGGCCTTAAAAATTGCAAATTCAGAATGCCCATATACTCCTTTTTTATTTGTAAGTGGTAAAATAGGTGAAGAGTTTGCAGTAAATGCGCTTAAAGAAGGTGCTACAGACTATATATTCAAAAATAACCTTTCTAAATTAGTACCTGCCATGCAAAGGGCATTAAAGGAGTGTCATGAAAAAATTGAACGTGAAAAAGCACAGAACGCACTGAAAAAGGCGCATTTTGAGCTAGAGCAGCAAGTTTTAGAAAGAACAAAAGCATTATCTCGAGTTAATGATGAGTTACGTGCAGAAATGGATGAACGCGAACGAATAGAAAATAAGCTTAAAAAATCTCTTGAAGAGAAAGAAATACTTTTAAAAGAAATTCACCACAGGGTTAAAAATAATTTACAGATAATAAGCAGCCTTTTAAATCTCCAATCTCGTTATATTAATGATGAGGAAATGCTTGATATTTATAAGGAAAGTCAGAACCGTGTGAAATCTATGGCTATAATACACGAAAAATTGTACCAATCAGAAGATCTGGCAAGGATTGACTTTGGGGACTATGTAAAAAGTTTAGTACTGGACCTGTTCCATTCTTACGGTGTTGATAATATCGAGCCGGATATAAATATCCGTGATGTTTTATTAGATATTAATACAGCGATTCCATGTGGACTTATTGTCAATGAACTGGTAACAAATTCAATAAAACATGGATTTCTGGCAAATAGAACTCGTGCTAACAGCCAATCATTTGATAAAAAAGATAAAATAGCTGTAAATATCACTAAGGAAAATGAAATTTACACCATGTCTGTTTATGATAATGGTATAGGTTTTCCAGATAATTTAGACTTCCGTCATACAGATTCATTAGGTATGCAACTTGTAATTAGTTTAACAAGTCAATTAAGAGGTACAGTGGAGCTTGAAAGAGATAATGGGACATTATTTAAAATTGTTTTTAAAGAAGTTGAGTATAATAATAAATTTTAG
- a CDS encoding DUF106 domain-containing protein: MVFESVFNALNPVFNPIVNTFGPILTIFLIAAVVALITTVATKLLVNQDRLAFLQKEMKEFNQEMVAARNSNDPEALEKMQKKQMEFMGLQKEMMFMSFKPMIVTWVPILVIYYWMFQSPLLNQVAVNLPAFAYYVLLVPLWHAIPLSYVHVPLGPLAVSWFGWYFLCSFALSQIFRKFLGVKNASAM, translated from the coding sequence ATGGTATTTGAATCAGTTTTCAACGCATTAAATCCAGTATTTAATCCAATTGTTAATACATTTGGTCCGATACTGACTATATTTTTAATAGCTGCTGTGGTTGCATTAATAACCACTGTTGCAACCAAGCTTCTAGTAAATCAGGACAGGCTTGCATTTCTCCAAAAAGAAATGAAGGAATTCAACCAGGAGATGGTGGCGGCAAGAAATTCAAATGATCCAGAAGCACTGGAGAAAATGCAAAAAAAGCAGATGGAGTTCATGGGTCTTCAAAAAGAGATGATGTTCATGTCATTTAAACCAATGATAGTGACATGGGTTCCAATACTTGTTATATATTACTGGATGTTTCAATCACCATTATTGAACCAGGTTGCGGTTAACTTACCTGCATTTGCTTATTATGTGCTTTTAGTTCCGCTATGGCATGCAATTCCACTAAGCTATGTCCATGTACCACTTGGACCACTTGCAGTTTCATGGTTTGGTTGGTACTTCCTGTGTTCATTTGCGCTTTCTCAGATATTCAGGAAATTCCTGGGAGTTAAAAATGCAAGTGCTATGTAA
- a CDS encoding MBL fold metallo-hydrolase: protein MEDWFKVKKVADKTWAIHDKTQVACYLVEGEEKALLIDTCWGLGNLEELVQSITPLPINVIITHGHPDHVCGAFQFSDLYISNEDKGMLNAFYNKQTRKQLIENRFKDQHSADFSKEKWINAELGSVSTIKEGDVFELGKRDLKVIAVPGHTHGSICLLDEENELLFSGDSVQTAPVLMHLDTSLPLSTYFDSIVHVCSFEEAYDKILPGHGKTPIDKAILNELIDGVSEILEGKLSGKPEQTFFGEGLVCKFNKTSIIYDENQL, encoded by the coding sequence ATGGAAGATTGGTTTAAAGTGAAAAAGGTTGCAGACAAAACATGGGCCATTCATGACAAAACACAGGTGGCATGTTATTTAGTTGAAGGTGAAGAAAAAGCTCTTTTAATTGATACATGCTGGGGACTTGGCAATTTGGAGGAACTGGTTCAATCGATTACACCATTACCTATAAATGTGATAATTACTCATGGGCATCCTGATCACGTGTGTGGTGCATTCCAGTTTAGTGATCTTTATATTTCAAATGAAGATAAAGGCATGTTAAATGCATTTTATAATAAGCAGACACGTAAACAACTTATTGAAAACCGTTTTAAAGACCAGCATTCTGCAGATTTTTCTAAGGAAAAATGGATCAACGCAGAACTGGGCAGTGTTTCAACAATTAAAGAAGGAGATGTGTTTGAGTTAGGTAAAAGGGACCTGAAAGTTATAGCAGTGCCAGGGCATACTCATGGCAGCATCTGTTTACTGGATGAAGAAAATGAACTGCTGTTTTCAGGTGATTCTGTACAAACTGCGCCAGTTTTGATGCATCTTGATACGTCTCTTCCGTTAAGCACATATTTTGACAGCATTGTGCATGTATGTTCATTTGAGGAAGCGTATGATAAAATATTACCGGGACACGGCAAAACTCCCATTGATAAAGCGATTTTAAATGAATTAATAGATGGTGTTTCTGAAATTCTGGAAGGTAAATTGAGTGGAAAACCAGAACAAACATTTTTTGGAGAGGGACTTGTTTGTAAATTTAATAAAACAAGCATCATTTACGATGAAAATCAGTTATGA
- a CDS encoding MarR family winged helix-turn-helix transcriptional regulator — translation MQEKEFEKMVDNILIYYPLFYRKIKTSINHEKHSRYSKPTGYYQVLGILIHVGPLPISEIGKMLFTSKPNMTSLIDRLVKDGNVKRSRSKDDRRIVKVEITEEGKNFLIEGRKAVEKNIKENILNLTEAEIEVLNDSLENIKKLLLKMDNK, via the coding sequence ATGCAGGAAAAAGAATTTGAAAAAATGGTGGATAATATTTTAATTTATTATCCTCTGTTTTACAGAAAAATAAAAACATCAATTAACCATGAAAAGCATTCAAGATACAGCAAACCAACTGGATATTACCAGGTACTTGGAATTTTAATTCATGTCGGCCCACTGCCAATATCTGAGATAGGTAAGATGCTTTTTACTTCTAAACCTAATATGACATCTTTAATTGATAGACTGGTCAAAGACGGAAATGTCAAAAGATCACGAAGTAAAGATGATAGGAGAATAGTTAAAGTTGAAATAACTGAAGAGGGTAAGAACTTCTTGATTGAAGGGCGTAAAGCTGTAGAGAAAAATATCAAAGAAAATATTTTAAATTTAACTGAAGCGGAAATTGAAGTTCTTAATGACTCTCTGGAAAATATAAAGAAATTACTCCTAAAAATGGATAATAAGTGA